The Camelina sativa cultivar DH55 chromosome 18, Cs, whole genome shotgun sequence DNA window AGGATACTTTGGACCACTTACATACCATTTGGGTCACTTACATATAGTTAAGGTGTTAATATACATGAGACTTAACTAAcaagattttagggtttttaattaaAGGGAATCTGCCTTGACTGAACAGGTTATATTCGCATTAGTCATGAGGCTTAAATAAGTTGTTTCATCCATGATTTCTCAAATACTAACCTTAGAAAAAGGCACAGTCCAACCATCTTCAAGTGACCATTCCAATGATGGACGCACATCCTTAGACAGAGCCTCATAGATACACCCTTCGCCATACGGTGGAGCCAACAATTCAATCTGCAAAATAGATAGAAAAAGAAGCACACACTCATTGTTTACTACAAAGTTCAAAAGCCTCCTCCATCTAACGCCACAGAATAAAGCTTAAAAGGAAGCAAAGATGATATGAAAATAAACACATAGGATATGACCATATAGTAGTCGTATCTCATCATCCATTGTTAAAAGTAAGTAAAGAGAAGGCATGGTAGCAGAACAAGAACTCTAAAACTTCTGTCgtaaatttgttaattttgataagaaagtaacaaaaaacacaagcagttcataagaaaaaagagaCTTCTTTAAGTACCTGTAGCGACTCATTTTCCCTCACTTCTAGAACCGTCCCAGACCAATAACAATAGTCTTCCCACCAGTCGACCAAATCACCAACCTTCCAAGAATCATGAACAACAAGAGCTTCTTCCAGACCACCACCCTCCTCGTTAAGGACTTGGTCTTCACGAAACTTTTTTGGAAACACAGGTCGAATCATTAGGTATTTCTCGCTCCCACCATCGAGTTGCTGAAACACTTTTGTTGTATGTATTCCTGAGGGATATATGAATAcgttaaaaacattttaattgtaacatttttattcaattgtaacattttaacaTTGTTACAATGCTAAACCATAAATATTCAATTGTAACATTGTAAGATGGAAATTACTCTCTCCGGGATAATCAAGATACTCCACATCATAGCATAGTGCTCTCCTTTTGTGGAATATCTTCAGAATCTGATAAGAAAGCAAAAACTATTTGAGATTTTTGTGTTCtgtaaccaaaagaaacaaaagcaattGAGATCGAGGTGGGAGTACCTACCTTGCATCGAAACCAAGCTCCACGATACCCAGATTCAAAAGATCTTAACTCTACAGTATGATCAACTTCAAATGGTAGATTGATTTGACTCATCTTCAAATCATTAACTGCGTTTAGTAATCAGACTGTATTAAATTACCAATCAGAGAACTCGAAATCGGAAACTAAATCTACAGATTAAAATCTCAAATCCCTAATCTCTCTAATcgctttttaataaatttgtacCATCAGAGAACAAACAAAATGGAAGTCTCATACCAAAATTGAAACTAGCGAGTCGTACACAAATCCCCAGAAATGTATAGAAACAGACCTGGAAATGTTTCAAAACAGCTCCTCTATGAAATCGCGTCAGTCACGGACAGCTCGAATAAACCCTAAGGAAATTGgggtttttccctttttttttttttttgtttttgtccttttgttattattttttgggtttctttgaattttagtaCGGACAGCTTGaattcttgttattttttttgggtttctttgaATTCTTAGAAAAGAGAAATACAGGCTTTTCTATTTACAAAagataaacttttattttttttaatacccaTGACActatatgtaaatattatatttggtCGAGGGCTGAAGAGTCATACTACAATATAAATCgtttattttactaattgtgAATAAGGACTGTACTACTTtcctaataaaatttaaaaaactgtttattttgccaaatatctcttttttttaatgtcctCACACAACAAAATGATCAAGAGaggagaatatatataaactcaacCCGGAAACAATTTTAATCGTACATTTTTATACCTCAACTTTGACATAGTGCCAATTTCAACAtgaacaaatttttaatcatacaTTTTTATAGCTTAACTAGATAtacacccgcggtacaccgcggagcCATTTTTTGTTTAGGAgtacataaattaaattaattatttattttttctatatatgtaaataattagttttatatttttaatgtctaatatattgtataattcATATTATGTATATCTATTGTTTGACCGCGGGTTAAACGGGTGAAATATCATTattgttcatataattttatgggaataactattagtctatttttgtttttttgtaattgcATTTAcaatgtagtatatatatatatatatatatttttgtcaaaagtttatatatttttaatactgttattttaaataattagatGATTTCGCCACAATTTGACAACCATATATGTAAAGCCGCAGCCACGTGCCggttcattattatttttgttcacaTAAATCTCTGTtagattttgcaaaatttgttgaaattaaatataaaataattcaataaaGAAGACTCTGttctaaaataataatggaccacaaaaattgaatcaaaaatGTTATAGTTGATGGGTTTTATTAAGGGTCTGGcccattgagttttttttttgcttccccaaaataatatatgcttgccaaaaaaaaaaaaagacaaaagcaaatgaaaaacgtaaaacagaaaaaaatggtTGTCTCGAGAGCAAAAGGTGATTCGACAAAATAGATCAGATTCAGTCGACGATGGATCAGACAATTGCTATTTTCGAATTGGAAAACCCAGAGTAAGATCCATCATCAATCTGTCTTAATGGAGTTTCCGATGTCTTCTTCAATTGATAAGTGAGGTAACATTGAAAACTGTTTAGATTCCGATCTATTCTTTCTATTTCTGATTATAGCTCACAAACTGATAAGATTCctgcttgattgtttttttatgtatgaTTCCAGCGATTTTGTAGAACTTGAAAATCTATAAACGAATATGGGTCTTCTTTCAAAGGTTAGACTCTGAATCTAAATCGAtgttgaatttttatttaaatattaaaaaaataaattaactccACCGTCTAAATATGATTGTCtgtagagaaaaagaaacgtcACTTTTAGATTCCTGTTAACATCTTCGACATTCTGGTTTGCGAAGATCTGAGATATTTGAACCGTGGGTTCACTCATACTCTTTTTAATATGATTCATCAATTATAGAAGGTAAGATGGTAAGAAGTATATTATTATTCGTGTTACAATAACCAACCTTAAAGTATACTGTCATATATATAgctaattgtgtttttttaccTTCAGGTTGAAGTGCATAAATGTAACAAAGGGGTGCTATCAGCAATAATCGGCTTGAAGGTAATTTGATTAAGGTTGGTATCTATATATGCACTCAGTACAATTAGTATTTAAATGTTTCTATCTGTTAACTGCTTTGagatttagaaatttaattgaTGCTTTAAGAGAAAAATGCATTGcctatgaaacaaaaaattaataaattgtcTCGTGTATTGGTTATGAAAATGGAAGTAAAAGAATATTTCAATCCGTGTTtagaaactaaataaaaaaatacaatttataaagaCATTTATTCATATAAGTCCTTTCTATCGGTTCTGATATACTTCCTTGAAGGGTGTCGAATCACTGGTCCTATTGATAATGAGGCAAATACATTATCAAAAAAACATctaaattataagaaaactatAGTTCTGAGTCATAGTACAACAAAGAAACTATTTTCTCTACTAATATAAGAGATGTAAAGTATACTTTCGAAGAAGTAGGCAACTAAGTGTATGTTTTGGAAAACCTCcttgaaaacaacattagttGTCTGCTTATGAATCTTTCCCTCTTTGTTTAGTATTAGTATTCTCAAACCTTTTTTTGATGTCACCCTAGACAATGCCACATACAATTGGCCATGAGAGAACACATGTTTAGGCAAGTAAAGTCCTACTTTCTCTAGAGACTGTCCCTGACTCTTATTGATGGTCATAGCAAATGCAACAGATAGTGGAAACTGTCTTCTACGCATCTTGAATGGCAGTTTAGTATCTGAAGGTGTTAGATTTATCTTAGGGATTAAAACGATCTCACCACTTCTGTCACCTGTTATTACTCTAGCTTCGACAATGTGATTAGCTAGTTGAGTAATCTGTAGCCTAGTTCCATTACACAGACCACCTTTTGGATCAATATTCCTAAGCAACATAACCGGCACACCAATTTTCAAACGTAAAGCATGGTGTGGCAAACCTGATAGCTTGATACTGTTTAAGAAATCTGGAGGAATCACCGGATTGTTCAGTGAATCTGAATCTGTAGGATCTATACTATCAACACTTAGGTAGCACCTTGGCTGTGTCTGACGGCATATAAGAGAGAGTCCATCATCTGGAAGCCTGTTATCACACAATTTTAATTGTTAGATAGATTCAATGCTCTATAATTATGCTAAGACAAATAATAAacagaaattattttatttatcatcaATCTTACGCTTGTCTGAAAACATCAACGTCATGGAATAGTGGGTTAGCATGGACTTGAGAAGCATCAAACGAATTAGTCAGAAATATTACACCTGATTAAGTAAACTCATAAGTATGTGGAataatgcatatgttaaatGATAAACAAAgcataataattaaatgtttttaccCTTGAATGATTTTATCTTCACAAATTTGAGGACACAGGTGATGATGCTTCCATCAGAGTCTTGACAGGATGTAAAAACGTACTCGGCCAAAGAACCCCACAAGGTACATGACATTCTATCATCTCTATTAATTAAAATGAGTAAGTTGGATTAGTGATTGCATATTCTGTCacacataaaaataatatagacaTATTAGCAGATAAGCATTACGTTTCGTCCCGTAGCTCAAAACTGAGTTTTTTTGTTAGGCTTATTATTGGCTTCGAGGTCCTCCAATTCACCCAAACTCACAATTTGACCAATAACCTCTGCAAAatgaacaatataaatatatattgaacgTTATTAAAACAATGGTAAGTAGATACTTACCAACAAATATGTGGGGATTAGCTTGACCACTGTGGATGTCTTTGAATTTAGTTAAGGTCAGGAAGCTAGCATCAGAAACAGGGTCACTATCCATGACCATAGTTCCATTGGTAAATGACATCTTGTACAAATGCGAGGTTGGTCTGAATTGACCACTTGCATAGCTTAGAGCAAACGTCTCAATGAAAACCCAGTTACCAATAGGAAGCCTATTCACATATTTCTTTACCAAGTACTTCTTGACTGATGCATGAATCTTTACCATGAATGAATGACCTTTACTTGAACCCTCCTAGAGGTTTTAAAAGGACAAACATCTTTCAAGAAAGCAAAGGTAGCAGCCATAATGTGAGTGATGTATAGATGTGATTGCTTGTGTATATAGATCGTTTTAGGTGAGTAATATTTATAGGGAAACCGATTAGGTCGCCCTACACATTTGTTTCCATCTTGGAAAAAGATTTGATTAACCGAATTAGTAGAGAGATAATTATGTGTTCTTATTTTTATGGTATCTTTATGGGATATGATATATTCTCTAATTTAATTCTGTTTTGGTTGATTGATATAGGAGTTGCGTAATTGGTGGAGGAAATATTTGGGAATCAATCAGTATTCAAGACTAATATCTCATAAGATAATCGTGGAAGGCAAGTAGATAATCGTGGATTATGTAAACATTTGTGGGTTATATGTTTGTCGAATAGGATGGGCTTCGgcttgtatatatagataatcgGACTTGGgcttgtatatatagataatcgTTGGACCCATAACTTACAGaataattaatatacaaaatgacaGAGTTGTAAATAAATTGGAACtaca harbors:
- the LOC104760698 gene encoding uncharacterized protein LOC104760698; amino-acid sequence: MSQINLPFEVDHTVELRSFESGYRGAWFRCKILKIFHKRRALCYDVEYLDYPGERIHTTKVFQQLDGGSEKYLMIRPVFPKKFREDQVLNEEGGGLEEALVVHDSWKVGDLVDWWEDYCYWSGTVLEVRENESLQIELLAPPYGEGCIYEALSKDVRPSLEWSLEDGWTVPFSKVGEKRQCAKLMKHLNEVTLDEVSGAESMEDEKQGPSDEVSGAEFKDEEKERATEKLISDGYLRLNIMESESVEAAVMDLEELIVRFEWLKGKLGPKSLEKASWVYEDYRPSSSRK